A segment of the Salminus brasiliensis chromosome 5, fSalBra1.hap2, whole genome shotgun sequence genome:
CCCAATCATCAGCTGTGTGTAAAAGGACACCAGAAGGAGTTATGCTACAACCAACAAATGACTCCTCAACAAGTGCAGACATGCTACTAAAACTGAGATATTCAGTTTACTAATACCATCTGACCATCAACACAGAGATTAGTGTCCGGATGAACTTTGAGACGTACCTGTTCCTCTCTGCTTTCTATGGTAGCTAGCTGTCCTCCCATTTCAATGCAGTACGTTTGGCTGTCTTTCCAGGATTTCCAGTAATAATCCTTATAGAATAAGTAACAACTAGAGCCGTTCTGAACCCAGTTCTTCCTGCAGGGCTCACAGTGAATCTCTGCTGGAGAAAACACATGGATTTGATTCAGAATTGCTCGATATGGCATTATGAATGTGTTCTATACCAAAAAAAGAGAGCTTCTCCTACCTCCGTCCTGAAACTGACAGAACTCACTGACTGGAAAAGTCCTAAATCCAATGATGGACCTCAGGGTGTTGTTGAACTGATCTCTCTGTACAGTcaactcttctctctctctctccagtgctGCCTTCTCGCTTTGCACCTTCCTGTGTGCTGAGCTCTCGTTGGTGTAAAGCGCCTGCAGAAGATGATTGTCAGTGGTTAAATTGTGGTTCACCTCTTCCAGGGCTTGATTGACACTGGCCATGCTGAGGTGCTTCTGCAGCCAAGTGCCATTCAGTTGCTGAAGTTCTCTCACCAAAACGCTTCTGTAGTTTGAAACCTGGAGGATGTCTATAGAAAAAGAGAAGTATGTTGTGGGTCATGTCATGATGGAAGCGGGTTGGGCCTACTCAACAGAATTCACTACTGGCAGTGTATTCATTTGTGGCCGGTACATCTAGCGGAATGTGGTACACTTTCAGATGGGACGGTGCAGGACTGTTTATACTTACTGAATACAGCCATTCCCACTACACCTGCGAGTAAGCAAACACTCAGCAGCCCCAGGCAAACTGTAGCCTGTCTGTACGATGGGGTGCGGGATGCCACCACTCCCTCTACAAGAGAACACAGCCAGTGGGATTGAAAATGTTGGTCATAGACCTCAGGTTGAAGGCTGTTTACAACATATGTCAAACATTCCCCATATAGCCATACAGAAATTGGTCCTTTTCAAATATGGTACTTACAGTATAAatgtttattacatatatatgcacactatgtggacaaaaatattgggacacctgcttgttcattgtttcttctaaaacgcttttgttgaagtaactgtgtaTCTTGTCCaaataaggctttctacaagattttgaagAAGTGCTTttactgcattcagcgacaagagcgttaatgaggtcaggatgttgaatgattaccACCCTACTTTATTATTCCACAGACTTTAGTTATAATTAGTGTATTAGCTTCAAAAAAATTATTGCATTTggttgtttattttaaatattttttgttttgtttatcaatttttttttaaatttattttattaatacatttttattattccaGAGACCGTATACTCTAGTTcaaacctggcattaggcatggtgccaattggatcatgtttatctgatccagagagtcctattctattggcaatacctctcaacagggactagacaagaatACACAAGTATATGTATGCTTCGTTTTCACTGAGTTtaacaacagaaacagaaaagcaGTGTATATGGTGATTAGCTCAAAAGGATGTATACAATGAGATACAGTAGACAGTGGAACTGAACAACTCTTTCACATATGATTATATACACATAATCAACCATATCTATTATATGCATTATAAGTATCCACAAGTATTCTTGGCTTCTCAAGGCccattcattgctgacacatgtaATACATTGCAGACACAGTCATAAAACCTCACTTCCTGTATAAGGAATGTTCTAGAGCTGCCTCTTAGCCTAAGGTCACCAAGTCAAGTGTTTGGTTGAGGGAGTGAAATCGCCGCATTATCAgtttgtggagcagtggaactgtgttctctgactGTCATGTAAGGGTCTGTGATCCAAAGTCAACATTCAACATCAGTagttgacctcactaatgcacttatgaatgaatgcagtcaaatcttaACAGTAATGGTAAAATATCTAACGTAACACTTTCAGATGTTTGAATAGTTTTTAatcaaactaacaaaaaaaaaaaacgtcacaCCATTGCCATACTCTTAATTCAGCTAAAATGACATCAGAACACTTACCTGTAGGCTCAGGGCTGATCTGTGGAGCTGGACCCTCTGTATTCCTCTTGACTTCTGCATATACCACCTCTTCAACTGGCTCTGCTTCTTCTCAGACACAGAAACAGAATTAAAGCAGGGCTTTTTTCGTTTGTTCcagctcttttttaaaaaaaaacaagacttcCTTACATTTATTTTCCCTGTAGTTTCCTGTAGTCTGGTCAGTTTCACGTAAAGCTCTTTGGCTTTTAATGTATTCATAGTCAATATGTCATATTCTGAACCATCTGTCAACCAAGTGATAATGCAGTCATATTCTACACGTCACTGACCGTTTCAACTATAGGACGAAAAAGCAAAACTCACCTCTGGGCTTTTCGTCGTCAAATCTGTTAAAAACCACTGTAGAATACGGCACCTCTTCCTCCATGTTACCACTATAGACAGACCCCACAGTCTGCTACACACACAAGGAGATACTCTGCGATGTTACCCTGAACTGCCACTTCTGTTATGTGTGGTGAAAGGCTCGGCATTGGGTCACACCTGGGAAAGCACTAACTTTGGAAACATGCTAAATTCTTCAATGCATCctgttttgtcatacagtacaTCCACTTCTAAATAGAGTCATGGagtttttgcattattttataaaaagcaaaatataagctatataaaatataagctacatcaaatgttttatatagcttattttatatttaatattatatttgtatattttaataatatagtaataatatagtatttattaataataattcagaagaatttttaattattttataaatattgtattattaCTTCAGTTATAATTAGTTTATTAGCTTTACATTTTTGTATTGCATTTGgctgtttattttaaatatttttgtttattttgtatttttatcaatttatttattataaatttaattattttattcatactTAATCACTGAATATTTATTTGTGCATTATATAGTCTCTTAATCTTCTAATACCTCCATTGCTTTCCTttgaatatatatgaatatatagttTAATTTTAATGTGCATCCAATACATAACCTGAGTATTCCTGACAGCCCTTTCATGTTTCATGATAACATCAATGTGGAGTTTTCTAGAAAATAGAAGGTCAACTGTAAGCAGTGTTTGGATTACCTCTTGCTCTGACATTCAATAAATGCCAAAAGAGGAAGGAAATTTACGAGCAGCAACTTTCCACACCAAGTACTTCAACATCCAGTGAAGAACATCAGATATGTTGAAAGTGCCTGGTCAGTTCAGCTGAACCGTTGCAGTGATGTACCAGTGGAGATATTGCTCTTTGCTGAAAATAACATTACCTAATTGTGGTTGTTGGACTGTGAGTGTGTACATTTTCTTTAAAGCcatatttgtcttatttgtccACAAAGTGTACAAAGTACAGAAGTCCCCTGAACTGGGCCAGGTCACAGTTTATAATTTAGCCTTTTGACCACAGGGTGGAGCAGTAAAGAGTGTAGTGGACTACCAAGCCATGTCTGTGATCAAAATGATGCCTTTACTAACTAGTGGTATTGGGTATAATTTATATACTGGTTAACTCCTTGCTAAATATTCCACTAGGCTTATCCTCTATTTATAAAAAACTGATATTTAAAGCACTGGGTTACTGATAACAGATCTgtaggttcaatacccaggtttGCCCACCTGCCACTATTGGCTGTTGCTATTCAACCTGAGCAAaccccttaaccctctctgccccCTGGGTGCCACAGCAgaggctgcccactgctctgggcacaTGTGTGGGTGCGCTCAGTGTATATATGATAATGACCATATAACATTTTTTTAGGTCTGTACTGCAATAAAACATAGGCTGTATTTGTGCTTGACTGCCTCTAATTACAGAGAGACATGTTCCAGCAGTGCTAGAGTTAACTCACAAATGACATCActgctttctctccctctcccaacCCCTCCTCCAGGTCCCCTCGGCCCTCCCCCTCGATTCCCTTACTATGAAAGTGTCTCCCTGTGCTGGCCATTCAAGCAGTTGCCACGAGGTTTCTGGAGGCACCTGACCCTGGAGCCAGTCTTTCGAAACAGACAACAGGCACTCAAACATAGACACAAAGACTACAGTAGGAATTGAACCAGGCTGCCTTGCACTGCAATGGAGATAACAAGTGTCCGGCAGCTTCTCCCTCATGTCGGAGAGGAGAAGTACCAGATGCTGGAGTTGAACAGGAGGCTAGAGTCCTACCTGGGCCGTGTGAAGCTGCTGGAGGAAGAGAATCAGCTTTTGCGTGGGGAGATCCAGGCACTACACAGAAACAGGAACACCACCAAAGGTCAAAAGCAAATCCAGGAGGAAGCCCTTAATCTGGCCAGGAGAGAGGTCCAGGCTGCCTGGATGGAGAAGGACCGCGTGGAGATGGAGGTGAGCAATCTGTTGGAAGAGATGGAAGCACTGAATGCTCAGAGACAAAAGGAAAGGGCTGCGCAGGACGAAGCTAAGAGAAAACTTGCAGAAAGCAAGAAGAAGTTTGAGGACGAGTGGAGGACGCAGATTTGGCTGAGAGAACAGGCAGCCCATCTTGAGAAGGAGGTCACACTGCAGGTGCAGGTCCACCAGGAGGAGATGGAAAGCCTGAAGTCCACAACTGTCCTCTCAAAGCCTGTACTAATGGCCCCTCAGCACAAGCAAACCTTCAGCCTCCGGGAACTGGGAGAAGACTACTCACAGAGAGCGGCCCAGGCATGGCAGGAGGCGGCAGGTGTGTACCAGAGACAAGTAGAGCAGCTGGAGGACAGCCTGACCCAGGCAAGGGCTCACATGGCACAGATCAGccaggagaagaaggagaatcaGCTACATGTGCAAGATTTAGCCAAGGAGATAGAGAGCACAAAGGCCAAGAGGGAGCTTCTGGAGAAGAACGTGGCCCAGCAGAGAAGCAGGCAGAATCAAGAGCTTCAAAAACTTCAGGTAAGAATAAAAACCCTGCAACTTGCTTTTACAGTCAAATAGACCCAAGCAAACAGTGTACCTCCAagatggcaactttacagaactaCATGTTCAAATGTGTGTGGACGCCCCCTTGTactttgcattcagccactttaagttaaGATGTACAAATgtgcacatacagcttgtctagtccctgtagagtattGCCACCAAAATAGGAGCAGAGTTCTctgaaacagataaacatgaacctgttgtcaccatgcctaatgaaatgtgtgggctagagaggtataataCCTCTATAACGGTCttgtcctcacagcaatgctccaaaatctagtaaaacgccttcttccctggacagtagagacagttaccccaacaaaagcagcatcaacTCTCTTTaaaactcttgatttcagaaggaataATGAATAAGCAAGTGCCCCAATCATTTTGTCCAAATAATGTGTAGTCCTATTGTTCGAGCAGTCATTAGGGTCATGGCATTAGCTTTGAGGTGTCATTCCGTCATTAATGTGCATTAATAGTTAAAGCATTCATAGTGGAAGTTACAGTATGTTTAATGCCAAAAACAATGACTGGATTTCCTGCCACTGTTTTTTGTTCAAGCTCAGCTGAAAGGAAGCAAACATAAAGACAGTCTACAAGGAAAAGGAGCACTATCTGAGGCTGCAACCAACATTCCTTAAACACAAAAGTGCCATTTCAAGTGAATTATCTGCATTGATCTAACACAAAATGAAGCCATAGACTCCTTGATGAGCCTTCTTACTCACTGTTTTAGTCATATTAGACAGCACACAAAGTGACAGTGTTCTGATTCTCGAAATAGGCTGATGGTGTCCATTACACTTATCTAGTGGTACTTAATCACCAGAGAAccactgaccacagaacagtttATTAATGGCTTTGTAGGGCTGACCTGAATTCCTCAAGATAGGGCATGAGTAAATGggttataaaaaaaatgattgacCACAGAATGGAAGACATTCGGGTTGTGCTTTGGGTGGCTGTGCCGAACTGCTCTTCATCTCTTCTTGTGTGTACAGGCTCAGGTGGAGGGCCTGGAAGCAGAGAAAGTGGACCTCAGGGAGCAGATAGGCGACCTTTTGGTAGACAGACGCAACTTGCTCCAGATGAAGATGTGTCTGGGACTGGAGGTGGCCACTTACAGGTAATCATCTTTCTCCTCCTTCATTTTCTCCTTCCTTTAGGAAAACAAATCATAACAGATTGGCGGTAATAACATGGCATTTGGGAAGTCTGTTTGTCCCAGTCACTCCCTCGCAGTGTTTCAACACTCTATTACACCACTCCTGCAATTAAGGGAGGAACATGGCTGCTGTGAACTACAGGACATGTAGTCTTTAGAGGTGTCACTGATATAAATGTGTGTCTGAATGAGCTAATTCAGCTGTCCTGAAAAGGGGTAACCTTAGACCTTAGATAAGTGACTCTAAATGGGCTTATCTGCCATCTAGCACTGCCCCTCACCCATCTGTTAGGAGGCAGGCTGAAAAAACAAGAGGCTCAGAGGGTCTAGAGTGACTAGGGTGGGCAATCTGCACAATTTGCAATGCATTCAGACCTTTAAaagtatgtttttaaaaataaaaaggggtCACAAAGGTTCTTTGGAGCGATCGTATGGTAAAAGTataattttagattttttaaagaaCATGTTTTTTCTGTAAACAAGTGCAAATATGAGGTGACTTTGTAAAGTACATACACTTAATGTAAAGATTCTAGGAAAAGtttaagaaccatttagaaacattcatttttaagagGACAGGATACACCAGTTCTGATCctgctcatcatcttctttGGTTCTTTGACAAATGTTTGACTAGAAACTGTAGTATGCCACTTTATTACTTATATCTTTTAGGTAAATAACACTGTCAGATATGAAAGAAAGAACTAATCACACAGTTTTTATGGTAGTTATCCTTGTTAGCAGGTGTATAAAACATGTGGACTCACATCCATTATAGTAACATTTttccataaaaataaaattccCATAACAGAGAAAGCTTGGGGTTGTATATTCTGGAATGTGAATAATCCATGTGTGAAACAGGAATAAGAATTTTGTCTGCTCAGATAACCAACATCCAACAGATATGCTACTCCTAATGTGTGATTAGATAAAGGCGCCAATGGTGGCCTTTGTGCTGCAGATGGTCTGACAATAACAAATGTGAAACTTCATT
Coding sequences within it:
- the LOC140555501 gene encoding asialoglycoprotein receptor 1, whose product is MEEEVPYSTVVFNRFDDEKPREAEPVEEVVYAEVKRNTEGPAPQISPEPTGKLVASRTPSYRQATVCLGLLSVCLLAGVVGMAVFNILQVSNYRSVLVRELQQLNGTWLQKHLSMASVNQALEEVNHNLTTDNHLLQALYTNESSAHRKVQSEKAALEREREELTVQRDQFNNTLRSIIGFRTFPVSEFCQFQDGEIHCEPCRKNWVQNGSSCYLFYKDYYWKSWKDSQTYCIEMGGQLATIESREEQEFIMQYTTFYYDTYHGYWIGLYKKSKIWTWTTGTTLTDGFWIYPPESTDYDCVLSKPRSNAQKSWIPSWCGMNNRWICEMSAVEWPDKI